Proteins encoded within one genomic window of Fusobacterium sp.:
- a CDS encoding ABC transporter ATP-binding protein — translation MSYLEIKNVNKYYGKFHALKNINLSIKKGEFISFLGPSGCGKTTLLRVISGLEELNSGSIFLKDKDISILHPSKRNFSIVFQSYALFPNMTTWENIAYGLKNKKMPKELIEKKVKSVLEMVGLFSISNKYPNEMSGGQQQRVALARAVALEPDILLLDEPLSALDAKVREKLRNDIKKLQKKLDLTTIMVTHDQEEALSMSDKIMVMKDGKIMQWGSPREIYEKPNSSFTADFIGKINFLENGKAIRPEHIKIVSDVLNNKSKFIMREIESWEYLGSSYRLFFKNRDKTLKVEVPCNFINEETLKQGNKFFLEFDENFYLSFKDEVS, via the coding sequence ATGAGCTACTTAGAAATAAAAAATGTAAATAAATATTATGGAAAATTCCATGCTTTAAAGAATATAAATCTTTCTATAAAAAAAGGAGAATTTATTTCATTTCTTGGTCCCAGCGGTTGTGGAAAAACAACTTTATTAAGAGTTATTTCAGGCTTGGAAGAACTTAATTCTGGAAGTATCTTTCTAAAAGATAAAGATATATCTATACTTCATCCATCCAAAAGAAATTTTTCTATTGTTTTTCAATCTTATGCTCTTTTCCCTAATATGACAACTTGGGAAAACATAGCTTATGGATTGAAAAACAAAAAAATGCCTAAAGAATTAATAGAAAAAAAAGTGAAAAGTGTTTTGGAAATGGTAGGCTTATTTTCCATAAGTAATAAATATCCTAATGAAATGAGTGGTGGACAGCAACAGAGAGTAGCTCTTGCCAGAGCAGTTGCTCTTGAACCAGATATTCTTTTATTAGATGAACCACTATCAGCATTAGATGCAAAAGTAAGAGAAAAACTGAGAAATGATATAAAAAAGCTACAAAAAAAACTTGATCTCACTACTATCATGGTAACTCATGATCAGGAAGAGGCTCTATCTATGTCAGATAAAATAATGGTTATGAAAGATGGGAAAATAATGCAATGGGGAAGTCCAAGGGAAATATATGAAAAACCTAATTCATCTTTTACTGCTGATTTCATAGGTAAAATAAATTTTCTGGAAAATGGTAAAGCTATTCGCCCAGAACATATAAAAATAGTATCAGATGTATTGAATAATAAAAGTAAATTTATAATGAGAGAGATTGAAAGCTGGGAATATCTTGGATCTTCATATAGACTTTTCTTTAAAAACAGAGATAAAACATTAAAAGTTGAAGTTCCATGTAATTTTATCAATGAAGAAACTCTTAAACAGGGAAATAAATTTTTTCTTGAATTTGATGAGAACTTTTATCTCAGCTTTAAAGATGAGGTATCATAG
- a CDS encoding putative 2-aminoethylphosphonate ABC transporter substrate-binding protein, giving the protein MKKFLTILFAGFLLTSCQSKENSASQKTKEINVYTALENEQIPMFLENFKKHHPDIKINITRDSTGVLITKILAEKDNPQADVVWGTAATGLLMLDKENLLKSYSPKGLEKVDPKFKDSAEEPVWVGNNAWMATFAVNKNELAKLGLPIPKTYEDLLNPEYKGLISMPHPASSGTGFLAIAGFIQIMGEDKAWEYMEKLHENMGVYTHSGSKPAKQAANGEYPIGISYDYPSVKLMNEGNPFEVVFPAEGSGWDSEANALINKKDIKEESKIFLDWAISEEMMKLYGTQYAITSININNPIPNGYPTDPVSHLVKNDFKWLAENKNTILDKWSEKFGAKAEQK; this is encoded by the coding sequence ATGAAAAAATTTTTAACTATTCTTTTTGCAGGATTTTTATTAACAAGCTGTCAATCTAAAGAAAACTCTGCTTCCCAAAAAACAAAAGAAATCAATGTCTATACTGCTCTTGAAAATGAACAGATCCCAATGTTTTTAGAAAATTTTAAAAAACACCATCCTGATATCAAAATAAATATAACCCGTGATTCAACAGGTGTTCTTATCACAAAAATTCTGGCTGAAAAAGATAATCCTCAAGCTGATGTAGTCTGGGGAACTGCTGCTACTGGTCTGCTTATGCTGGATAAAGAAAACCTTTTGAAATCTTATTCTCCTAAGGGCTTAGAAAAAGTTGATCCAAAGTTTAAGGATTCTGCAGAAGAACCTGTATGGGTAGGAAATAATGCATGGATGGCAACTTTTGCTGTAAATAAAAATGAGCTTGCCAAACTTGGACTGCCTATTCCTAAAACTTATGAAGATCTTTTAAATCCAGAGTATAAAGGATTAATTTCAATGCCTCATCCTGCTTCCTCAGGTACTGGATTTCTTGCTATAGCTGGATTCATTCAAATAATGGGAGAAGATAAAGCATGGGAATATATGGAGAAACTCCATGAAAATATGGGTGTATATACTCATTCTGGATCAAAACCAGCTAAACAAGCAGCTAATGGAGAATATCCTATTGGTATTTCTTATGATTATCCAAGTGTAAAACTTATGAATGAAGGAAATCCATTTGAAGTAGTTTTTCCAGCTGAAGGTTCTGGATGGGATTCAGAAGCTAATGCCCTTATTAATAAAAAAGATATAAAAGAAGAATCTAAAATATTTCTTGATTGGGCTATTTCAGAAGAAATGATGAAATTATATGGTACTCAATATGCTATCACAAGCATTAATATCAATAATCCAATCCCTAATGGTTACCCAACTGATCCAGTAAGTCATCTTGTAAAGAATGATTTCAAATGGCTTGCAGAAAATAAAAATACAATTTTAGATAAATGGAGTGAAAAATTTGGAGCAAAAGCTGAACAAAAATAA
- a CDS encoding EamA family transporter, translating to MWFVFALMSAIFAALTSIFAKIGIEGINSNLATAIRTIVVLFMAWGMVFFTGTQNQIGNIGQRSWIFLILSGMATGFSWLFYYKALRIGEASKVVPVDKFSVVITLIMAFVILKEAVTLKTILGGVFITIGTFIMIL from the coding sequence ATGTGGTTTGTATTTGCATTGATGTCAGCAATATTTGCAGCACTTACATCTATTTTTGCTAAAATAGGAATAGAGGGAATAAATTCAAATCTGGCAACTGCCATAAGGACAATAGTTGTATTATTTATGGCTTGGGGAATGGTATTTTTTACTGGAACTCAAAATCAAATTGGAAATATAGGGCAGAGAAGTTGGATATTTTTAATTTTATCAGGAATGGCAACAGGGTTTTCATGGCTTTTTTATTATAAGGCACTTCGGATAGGAGAAGCATCAAAAGTAGTGCCAGTAGATAAATTTAGTGTGGTTATTACTTTGATAATGGCCTTTGTAATATTAAAAGAAGCAGTTACATTAAAAACTATTTTAGGTGGGGTATTTATAACAATAGGAACATTTATTATGATACTGTAA